Below is a genomic region from Astatotilapia calliptera chromosome 2, fAstCal1.2, whole genome shotgun sequence.
TGAGAATGGAGAAGAGACACAACTATGTGAGAAAAGTAGCTGAGACAGCTGTCCAGCTCTTTGTGTCCAATGACAAAGTTAATGTGGCAGGAATGGTCTTGGCTGGCTCTGCTGATTTCAAGACTGAACTCAGCCAGTCTGACATGTTTGATCCAGTAAGTATGATGTAatgaaacaacttttttttttccacaaatttCTCACTGCAGTGAATAGATGTCCAAAAGAAGGCTGGTGATCTTTTAAGTGTTTTCTCTGAGTTGTATAAATAGGTATATTTAATAACTATCTACTattgtaagaaataaacacTGGTATTTGGTAGTAGTGATGAAATAGTGACATAGcaagtttattttaaacttgGCACATGATGTGTGCAGCCATACTGTAAATGGAAAGTGCCTTCTTTAATTTGCCAGTAAGCCACTGATATAGCTAACTCTTATGTCTTTACAACCAATAATGGAATGTGGTtgcacaaacaaagaaagagacaGATATGAAAATCTGCATATCCCACACTTCACTGCAAGCTTTGGTTAGCAGTTAATGAGTTTGAGGGATTTTCCAAGGCTTTGGGGAATATAACCAGCAGCATAGTCTATCATTATTGTCAGCATATTTATTGTGGTAGCTTTCTCTATTTTCTTTATCTTGTCAGCAACTTTGTTTGGTTCCTACTTTGTCTGTAAACGTTACTAACAACTCTTTGATTTCTACAGAGGTTACAGGCAAAGGTTCTGAAGCTAGTGGACATCTCCTATGGAGGAGAGAATGGTTTCAACCAGGCTATTGAGCTTTCAGCAGAGGTCCTGTCGAATGTGAAGttcatccaagaaaagaagctcataggtgtgtgtgtgtgtgtgtgtgtgtgtgtgtgtgtgtgtgtgtgtgtgtgtgtgtgtgtggttttcttttttttgttaaaggtaAAATCTTCAAACTTTTTCCTGATGATTCTTCTGTATTTACAGGGCGGTACTTTGATGAGATCAGTCAGGATACAGGGAAATACTGCTTTGGTGTAGAGGATACACTGAAAGCCCTTGAAATGGGAGCTGTGGAGATTCTCATAGTCTATGAGAACTTAGACACCATGCGTTATGTTCTTCGTGTGCATGGGGCAGAGAGCAATGGAGCAGAGAATGGTAAACAAACAACTACAGTGTTATCTGCAGTAGCTGAGACAAAAAGCAGTAAATGAATTCTAATTGTGATCCTACAATTCAAAAGTTTCTTCTTTGTTCTTCAGATGAGAAGACTTTGTACCTAACGCCAGAGCAGGAGAAAGACAAGTCTCACTTCACGGACAAGGAGGTAAGTGCTGCGGAAGAGGAACTGATCTCTGGGAGTTAAGTTGGACCCATTGCCTGTGATGTTATACCTTACTAACGCTGGTTGCGTTTCTAGACGGGGCAGGAACATGAGCTGATCGAGAGCATGCCACTACTGGAGTGGTTTGCGAACAACTACAAGAAATTTGGAGCCACGTTGGAGATAGTAACAGACAAGAGTCAGGAGGGGTCCCAGTTTGTCAAGGGCTTTGGAGGCATTGGGGGTGAGCACACTGTTGTTTAATAACAGTTGAATGTTTGATCAAAATGAAGTTAGgaatatatttgatatatgTGGTTCAGTGATGATTTCGTCATTGGGTTGTTATGATGATCTAGTAATTGTACTCGAGTATAATTCATGTA
It encodes:
- the etf1a gene encoding eukaryotic peptide chain release factor subunit 1-like; the protein is MADDPSAADRNVEIWKIKKLIKSLEAARGNGTSMISLIIPPKDQISRVAKMLADEFGTASNIKSRVNRLSVLGAITSVQQRLKLYNKVPPNGLVVYCGTIVTEEGKEKKVNIDFEPFKPINTSLYLCDNKFHTEALTALLSDDSKFGFIVIDGSGALFGTLQGNTREVLHKFTVDLPKKHGRGGQSALRFARLRMEKRHNYVRKVAETAVQLFVSNDKVNVAGMVLAGSADFKTELSQSDMFDPRLQAKVLKLVDISYGGENGFNQAIELSAEVLSNVKFIQEKKLIGRYFDEISQDTGKYCFGVEDTLKALEMGAVEILIVYENLDTMRYVLRVHGAESNGAENDEKTLYLTPEQEKDKSHFTDKETGQEHELIESMPLLEWFANNYKKFGATLEIVTDKSQEGSQFVKGFGGIGGILRYRVDFQGMEYQGEDDEFFDLDDY